Proteins encoded in a region of the Podarcis muralis chromosome 4, rPodMur119.hap1.1, whole genome shotgun sequence genome:
- the MOSPD2 gene encoding motile sperm domain-containing protein 2 isoform X1 has protein sequence MADQDSRAPLISETRRRFEAEYLQAKTDKYDSRDTERLQQDDTWVDNFLIWRDDNVDDTLKMIDESFQWRKEYAVHDLTESSLPKRFFEPGAIYLHGYDKEGYKIFWFRVKLHVKDSKTQFEKKKLVAFWLERYARREHGKPLTVVFDMAETGISNIDMDFVRYIINCFKVYYPNYLTKIVIFELPWIMNAAFKIVKSWLGPEAVGLLKLTNKNEIQEYISAEYLPPYMGGTDTFKYSYPPLVDDDFQTPLCENGPMTGEDEVETKEETDIDNKESPDSNEEQALNSKKANFAEQTPKSEECEKQDSKTKNAKKALTTFKGPLLHISPAEELHFGSKETGEKKCLIVLTNVTKNTVAFKVRTTAPDKYRVKPSNSSCEPGTSLDIIVSLHGGCAASLQDRFLIMAAEMEQCSGTGTQELGQFWKEVPRNKVMEHRLRCHVVESSKPSSLTINENSFNIPAKTNEDLHVQLTQLLQANKRLREQIDRCVWFQQLTLLFMFLLLASTTFCFYLLYAPRS, from the exons CAGGACTCCAGGGCTCCATTAATAAGTGAAACCAGAAGGCGCTTTGAGGCAGAATATCTACAAG CAAAAACAGATAAATATGATTCTAGAGATACAGAGAGACTACAGCAAGATGATACCTGGGTTGATAATTTTCTGATATGGCGAGATGATAATGTGGACGATACATTAAAGATGATTGATGAAAGCTTTCAGTGGAGAAAAGAGTATGCAGTTCATG ACTTGACAGAATCTTCACTTCCAAAGCGGTTCTTTGAACCTGGTGCCATTTACCTACATGGTTATGATAAGGAAGGCTATAAAATCT TTTGGTTCAGGGTGAAACTTCATGTAAAAGATTCTAAAACTCAATTTGAAAAGAAGAAGCTAGTAGCCTTTTGGTTGGAACGCTATGCCAGACGAGAACACGGAAAGCCTTTGACAGTGGTATTTGACATGGCTGAAACTGGAATTAGTAACATA GATATGGATTTTGTCCGATACATCATCAACTGCTTTAAGGTTTATTACCCTAATTACCTCA CAAAAATTGTGATCTTTGAACTGCCCTGGATAATGAATG CTGCTTTTAAAATTGTGAAAAGTTGGCTGGGTCCGGAAGCAGTGGGTTTGCTGAAGTTGACTAATAAGAATGAAATCCAGGAGTATATCAGTGCTGAATATCTTCCACCCTATATGGGTGGAACT GATACCTTCAAGTATAGTTATCCTCCATTGGTTGATGATGATTTTCAAACTCCATTGTGTGAAAATGGACCCATGACTGGTGAAGATGAAGTTGAAACCAAAGAAGAAACAGACATAGATAACAAGGAGAGTCCAGATTCTAATGAAGAACAAGCACTTAATTCAAAAAAG GCAAATTTTGCAGAACAAACTCCAAAATCAGAAGAGTgtgaaaaacaagattccaaaacaaaaaatgcaaagaaaGCACTAACCACTTTTAAAGGACCTTTATTGCATATCAG TCCAGCAGAAGAACTGCATTTTGGGTCCAAAGAAACTGGAGAGAAGAAATGCTTGATCGTTCTCACAAATGTGACCAAAAATACAGTGGCATTTAAG GTTAGAACAACTGCTCCTGACAAGTACAGAGTGAAGCCAAGTAACAGCAGCTGTGAACCAGGCACATCACTAGATATAATAGTATCTCTTCATGGAG GTTGTGCAGCTTCCCTGCAAGATCGTTTTTTGATTATGGCAGCAGAAATGGAGCAGTGTTCTGGAACAGGAACACAAGAACTGGGTCAGTTTTGGAAGGAAGTTCCAAGAAACAAAGTGATGGAACATAG GTTAAGATGTCATGTTGTGGAAAGCAGCAAACCTTCTTCATTAACAATAAATGAAAATTCCTTCAATATTCCTGCAAAAACGAATGAAGATTTACACGTACAG ctAACACAGTTATTGCAAGCTAATAAAAGACTCCGAGAACAGATTGATCGTTGCGTCTGGTTCCAGCAATTGACTCTCTTGTTTATGTTTCTATTACTGGCCAGTACTACCTTTTGTTTCTACTTGTTGTATGCGCCAAGGAGCTAA
- the MOSPD2 gene encoding motile sperm domain-containing protein 2 isoform X2 — MADDSRAPLISETRRRFEAEYLQAKTDKYDSRDTERLQQDDTWVDNFLIWRDDNVDDTLKMIDESFQWRKEYAVHDLTESSLPKRFFEPGAIYLHGYDKEGYKIFWFRVKLHVKDSKTQFEKKKLVAFWLERYARREHGKPLTVVFDMAETGISNIDMDFVRYIINCFKVYYPNYLTKIVIFELPWIMNAAFKIVKSWLGPEAVGLLKLTNKNEIQEYISAEYLPPYMGGTDTFKYSYPPLVDDDFQTPLCENGPMTGEDEVETKEETDIDNKESPDSNEEQALNSKKANFAEQTPKSEECEKQDSKTKNAKKALTTFKGPLLHISPAEELHFGSKETGEKKCLIVLTNVTKNTVAFKVRTTAPDKYRVKPSNSSCEPGTSLDIIVSLHGGCAASLQDRFLIMAAEMEQCSGTGTQELGQFWKEVPRNKVMEHRLRCHVVESSKPSSLTINENSFNIPAKTNEDLHVQLTQLLQANKRLREQIDRCVWFQQLTLLFMFLLLASTTFCFYLLYAPRS; from the exons GACTCCAGGGCTCCATTAATAAGTGAAACCAGAAGGCGCTTTGAGGCAGAATATCTACAAG CAAAAACAGATAAATATGATTCTAGAGATACAGAGAGACTACAGCAAGATGATACCTGGGTTGATAATTTTCTGATATGGCGAGATGATAATGTGGACGATACATTAAAGATGATTGATGAAAGCTTTCAGTGGAGAAAAGAGTATGCAGTTCATG ACTTGACAGAATCTTCACTTCCAAAGCGGTTCTTTGAACCTGGTGCCATTTACCTACATGGTTATGATAAGGAAGGCTATAAAATCT TTTGGTTCAGGGTGAAACTTCATGTAAAAGATTCTAAAACTCAATTTGAAAAGAAGAAGCTAGTAGCCTTTTGGTTGGAACGCTATGCCAGACGAGAACACGGAAAGCCTTTGACAGTGGTATTTGACATGGCTGAAACTGGAATTAGTAACATA GATATGGATTTTGTCCGATACATCATCAACTGCTTTAAGGTTTATTACCCTAATTACCTCA CAAAAATTGTGATCTTTGAACTGCCCTGGATAATGAATG CTGCTTTTAAAATTGTGAAAAGTTGGCTGGGTCCGGAAGCAGTGGGTTTGCTGAAGTTGACTAATAAGAATGAAATCCAGGAGTATATCAGTGCTGAATATCTTCCACCCTATATGGGTGGAACT GATACCTTCAAGTATAGTTATCCTCCATTGGTTGATGATGATTTTCAAACTCCATTGTGTGAAAATGGACCCATGACTGGTGAAGATGAAGTTGAAACCAAAGAAGAAACAGACATAGATAACAAGGAGAGTCCAGATTCTAATGAAGAACAAGCACTTAATTCAAAAAAG GCAAATTTTGCAGAACAAACTCCAAAATCAGAAGAGTgtgaaaaacaagattccaaaacaaaaaatgcaaagaaaGCACTAACCACTTTTAAAGGACCTTTATTGCATATCAG TCCAGCAGAAGAACTGCATTTTGGGTCCAAAGAAACTGGAGAGAAGAAATGCTTGATCGTTCTCACAAATGTGACCAAAAATACAGTGGCATTTAAG GTTAGAACAACTGCTCCTGACAAGTACAGAGTGAAGCCAAGTAACAGCAGCTGTGAACCAGGCACATCACTAGATATAATAGTATCTCTTCATGGAG GTTGTGCAGCTTCCCTGCAAGATCGTTTTTTGATTATGGCAGCAGAAATGGAGCAGTGTTCTGGAACAGGAACACAAGAACTGGGTCAGTTTTGGAAGGAAGTTCCAAGAAACAAAGTGATGGAACATAG GTTAAGATGTCATGTTGTGGAAAGCAGCAAACCTTCTTCATTAACAATAAATGAAAATTCCTTCAATATTCCTGCAAAAACGAATGAAGATTTACACGTACAG ctAACACAGTTATTGCAAGCTAATAAAAGACTCCGAGAACAGATTGATCGTTGCGTCTGGTTCCAGCAATTGACTCTCTTGTTTATGTTTCTATTACTGGCCAGTACTACCTTTTGTTTCTACTTGTTGTATGCGCCAAGGAGCTAA